In one Lolium rigidum isolate FL_2022 chromosome 3, APGP_CSIRO_Lrig_0.1, whole genome shotgun sequence genomic region, the following are encoded:
- the LOC124698664 gene encoding protein SHORT-ROOT 2-like, whose translation MDTLFRLVSLHQEQAQAQAQASSSPDQHQQQSPYNSSRSTTSTGSRSSSSHHTHNHNNSHSYYYPHSHYHSHPYYNNSSSNNNSSGNSDSYYHDHHTAGGCYSETAAPYQLQEECANDQSFYMDEDFSSSSSSRQFHQSHPQPTQLPPTQPPTAPTPPLSTSSPGGHGLFEAADFSFPHVDINIDFGSPASSGAAGGTGTASSSSGGGGVERWAAQLLLECARSVAARDSQRVQQLMWMLNELASPYGDVDQKLASYFLQGLFARLTASGPRTLRTLAAASDRNTSFDSTRRTALKFQELSPWTSFGHVAANGAILESFLEAAAAGSSSSSKPQRLHILDLSNTFCTQWPTLLEALATRSPDETPHLSITTVVPTSGQSGAAQRVMREIGQRLEKFARLMGVPFSFRVVHHAGDLAELDLDALNLREGGATTALAVNCMNALRGVAAGGARRRDAFVASLRRLEPRVVAVVEEEADLAASGEEADTEAGFMKVFGEGLRFFSAYMDSLEESFPKTSNEKLALERAVGRAIVDLVSCPASESSERRETGASWARRMRSSGFSPVSFSEDVADDVRSLLRRYREGWSLREASADDAAAAGVFLAWKDQAVVWASAWRP comes from the coding sequence ATGGATACACTGTTCAGGTTGGTTAGCCTCCACCAAGAACAGGCACAGGCACAGGCACAGGCTTCTTCCTCGCCGGACCAGCACCAACAACAGTCGCCCTACAACTCCTCCCGCTCGACGACCTCCACCggctcccgctcctcctcctcccaccacACCCACAACCACAACAACTCTCACTCCTACTACTATCCCCACTCCCACTACCACTCCCATCCCTActacaacaacagcagcagcaacaacaatagTAGCGGCAACAGCGACAGCTACTACCACGATCACCACACCGCCGGCGGCTGCTATTCGGAGACTGCTGCGCCCTACCAGCTGCAAGAAGAATGCGCCAACGACCAAAGCTTCTACATGGATGaagacttctcctcctcctcctcctcccgccagtTCCACCAGTCGCACCCCCAGCCGACACAGCTGCCGCCCACGCAGCCGCCGACTGCTCCAACGCCGCCTCTGTCGACGTCATCACCCGGGGGCCACGGGCTGTTCGAGGCCGCGGACTTCTCCTTCCCGCATGTCGATATCAACATCGACTTCGGCTCCCCAGCGTCGTCGGGTGCCGCCGGCGGTACAGGGACCGCCTCGTCGTCTTCCGGGGGCGGTGGCGTGGAGAGGTGGGCAGCCCAGCTGCTGCTGGAGTGCGCGCGCTCGGTGGCCGCGCGCGACAGTCAGCGTGTGCAGCAGCTCATGTGGATGCTCAACGAGCTGGCGTCCCCGTACGGCGACGTCGACCAGAAGCTCGCATCCTACTTCCTGCAGGGACTCTTCGCGAGGCTCACCGCCTCTGGGCCCCGCACCCTGAGGACGCTCGCGGCGGCGTCCGACCGGAACACGTCCTTCGATTCCACGCGCCGCACCGCGCTCAAGTTCCAGGAGCTCAGCCCATGGACGTCGTTTGGGCATGTCGCCGCGAACGGGGCCATACTGGAGTCCTTcctagaggcggcggcggccggctccTCTTCGTCCTCGAAGCCCCAGCGGCTGCACATCCTGGACCTGAGCAACACGTTCTGCACCCAGTGGCCCACTCTGCTGGAGGCGCTCGCCACGCGATCTCCGGACGAAACGCCGCACCTGTCCATCACCACCGTGGTGCCCACGTCGGGGCAGTCCGGCGCCGCACAGCGCGTGATGCGCGAGATCGGGCAGCGCCTCGAGAAGTTCGCGAGGCTGATGGGAGTGCCCTTCAGCTTCCGCGTCGTTCACCACGCGGGAGATCTCGCCGAGCTGGACCTGGACGCGCTCAACCTCCGggagggcggcgccaccaccgcgcTCGCAGTGAACTGCATGAACGCCCTCCGTGGGGTTGCCGCGGGCggcgctcgacggcgcgacgcgtTCGTCGCGTCACTCCGTCGGTTGGAGCCGCGCGTGGTGGCGgtcgtggaggaggaggccgacctgGCGGCGTCGGGCGAGGAAGCTGACACGGAGGCGGGGTTCATGAAGGTGTTCGGCGAGGGCCTCCGGTTCTTCTCGGCGTACATGGACTCGCTCGAAGAGAGCTTCCCGAAGACGAGCAACGAGAAGCTGGCGTTGGAGAGGGCGGTCGGCCGTGCCATCGTAGACCTCGTGTCCTGCCCGGCCTCAGAATCTTCCGAGCGACGGGAGACCGGGGCCTCGTGGGCGCGGCGCATGCGGTCATCCGGGTTCTCTCCGGTGTCATTCAGCgaggacgtcgccgacgacgtgcGGTCATTGCTGCGGCGGTACCGGGAAGGCTGGTCACTGCGGGAGGCAAGCGCAGACGACGCCGCGGCGGCCGGAGTGTTCCTTGCGTGGAAGGATCAGGCCGTCGTGTGGGCAAGCGCGTGGAGGCCGTGA